Genomic window (Polyangiaceae bacterium):
TGCCCGAAGCCGAAGACGTCCACGCGGACGAGACCAGTGCTCGACAGCAAGGCCTCGACAAGCGCGCATACATGTGGACCTTCGTCACGCCGACCTTCGTCGTGTATCGCTACGCCACGACTCGCAGCGGTAGCGTACCGGAGGCGGTGCTTGGAGATTCCCAAGGTCGCCTCGTCGTCGACCAGTACACCGGATACAACAAGGTCACGGCACCGGGGCGCCGCCTCCGTGCAGGATGCTTGGCTCATGCGCGGCGAAAGATCTTCGAGCAGTCCGAGCACCCCGAAACCACTGAAGCCCTGGACTTGATCGGCGAGATCTACAAGCTCGAGGCCAGTGCCAAAGCCGCAGGCATCCTCGGCACGCCTGCACACCTGCAGATGCGCATCGACAAGACCCGGCCCCTCTTTGCCAAGCTGCTTTGCTGGGGCCGCCGACACCGCGGAGGCTTTCCTCCGCGCTCGGGCATGGCCAAGGCCATCCGCTACCTGCTCAAAAACTTCGTCGGCAGCGAGGACGGCGTGGCAGCCAAACGTGGCCTTCACCTCGCTGCTCGCCAGTTGCCGCATGCACGATGTGGAGCCGTGGAGCTACCTCCGCGACCTCCTGTGCTTGCTGCCTGACTGGCCGGCGCACCGCTTGCTCGAGTTGTCGCCTTTGCACTGGACCGCCACGGCACAACTGCCCGAGGCCGAGCGTGCCCTCGACGACAACGTCTACCGCCGCCTCACGCTTCTCGGCGCCCCGGCTGCCGGCGGCTAGCAGCAGCCCGCTCCGCTGTCAGCAACGCGATTCGCCGAACGGATACGGCAACAAGTCGACGCGATCGCAGCAGGGCTGGCGGCTGCAATTGAGATGCGGCACGCTGGTAGCAAGCTTTGCTGAGGCAACACGAAGTGCAAGGATAGTTGACGTTGATCACCTGAGCTGGAAGCGGGGGTGGAACTCGGCCAAGGCGGCGAGCAAGTGCCAGGATCGCGCGCGTCAATCGAGGTGCCTGCCGCAATGACCGAGGTAGATCGGCGTAGGGGATATGTCCGCATCGATGGGGGGCGTCCACATATGTATGCGCGTCATGTTCCCCGGCTTTGCGTGCATGTCGAAGTACTGTTCGCCGTACGGCCCGGCGATGAACATGCGTCGCCTGCGTCGCGCCGGGTTCTTCCATGTGGCAGCGCTCTCCTCTGACATCGGGATGGTGGTGGACTCGTGGTAGCGAGCCGCACACTCCCTGCGGGATAGGCGCTTGCCATCAGAACCAAGTTGTTCGAGCGCCGCAGCGTACGTCTCAAGCCCCAGCAACGCCCGATGAAGCTCGGCCGCGGGGCAGTCGAGCGTCCACGTCGCGGCGGACCGTTTCGCGGATGGGAGCACGATGAGCTGTCCCCTCATCTGTGGCTCGGCCGCCAGGAGCACGTCCAGCGTACTTCCCTGCGAGCTCGCCGTGAGGTCGTTGTCGAACGCGTTTGACCCGAACCAGTTCGAAACTTCACGGTCGGCGCGCTGGTACCTGGGAGAGTCCGCGCCACCATGCGGTGGTGGGGAAATGAGGCCGCACAGGGCCCCGGCATCCCCTGCGGCGAAAAGCCTGCGAACGAGGTCAACGAGCCACTCGTCGAGCGTATCGAGCGGCGGTGAGACTGGACCGTCGACGCGTGCCGCCGGGAGAAAAGGCCCGCTGACCATGTGAAGTACGAGCTTCACCAGCGGACCGATGTCGGAGTCGTTCTTGTGGGAGTTTGCCCATTGAATGAACGAGCCCGCGCCCGTGTCGAACGCCGCTAGTGTCTCGTGCACCCGCGCCGGCTTTTGCGTCCGGCGCCGCACGTGATCGATGAGAGCGGCAGCATGGATCGCGTTCGAGGGCTCGGCATGGGCGATGCCGCGCAGAAACGAGTGGTTGAGTGCGATCATCGGAGCAGCTCAATCAGTTCGACCGCAGTTTGATCGAAAAAGCCCTCTGGCGCGCGTAGCCGCCGCCCCGATGCGTCTACCTCGATGCGCTCGATCCGCGTGTGTCCCGTCGCGTGCGCAAAGAACGAAAGCGCCACGTCCTCAGAAGCCAGCGCGCCGCGCTTCACCGCTAGACACGCGGCAGCCACCACGTGCTCGCTGTGCGTCTCCACGATAACTTGCCGCCCGAGCCGCGCTAGCTCTACGAAGAGCGCTGCGATGCGGTGCTGCGCCGCCGGATGCAGGTGTGCCTCTGGCGTCTCGATGAGCACGAGGTCGCCTGGCCGACTCACCAGGCACGCGACGAGAATAGGCCAAAGCTGCGACAGCCCGAATCCTACCTGACTGAACGAACGGCTCGCAATGGCGCTCGTGTCGAGGCGAACGGAGTAGCCGAGGCGCGCTACCTCCTGCACGGTCACCACGATTTCGTCCGCTAGGATGTGCGACCACCAAGCGTTCATCGCGTGAGTGATCGTGTCTTTCGCGACGCCAGCGTCTGGCGGAAGTATGTCCGTCGTGTCGTTGCGCCGCTGCGAGAACGCCTCGGCGGCGTACTGCCCATAGAAGCCGACGAGCGAGCCGTCTCTGCCAACACGGAACTCCGAGAGGGCCCTCGGAGGGGCCCGATAGGGGCCGACGGCTAGCACCTGCTCGAAGTCGTAGGGAAACAGCCGTACCGGCTCAGACCGGTCCACGGATAGCAGGCATGTGGGATCCAAAAGCTGCAAGCCGGCGTCGCTGCGTTGGATGACGCGTCCGCCAGGGTCCAGTTCACACTCAAGTGTCTCGTCGCCGAGCGTGGCCTCGATCCTCGTCACGCGGGCCTCAGGGCGATCGCGCCGACGGGGTACCTCGTCGAAGTCCCAGACAATCGAAAGCTCGCCCTTGGGAGTTCGGCCCTCCACGGCGATCGAAAAGGTCGCGCGATCTGGCGACAGGACCTCGTCGAAGGGGCCGAGGTCAACCCACTCTCCCTTGAGAAGGAGACGGTGCCGCGCTGCCGCCTGTTGGCTCTGCACGAGCGCAAGCAGTGCGCCGATGAACGAGCTCTTGCCCGTGTTGTTCGCCCCAGCGAGTACACTGAGGCGGCCGAGCGCCAAGGGAGTTGCATCGACGCACCCGCGGAAGCCGGAGAGTTGGAGGCTAGCGAGCATCGCGGCAGATTTCCTCGAACGCCGTCATCCGGGCTTTCACGTTTTTCACGGTTTGCGTGGCGGTCAAGATGGCGCCTACGAACTCCTGCGTTGCACAAAGCGCCTCGAAACGCTCACGGATGCGAGAGGCCTGCTCGTCCGACGGGAGCACGCCGGGAAACACACTGCGCGCAGCCGCGCTGACGACTTCGACCAGCGGTCCGGAGATGTGTCCGCTCCACTCCGCTTTGCCTGGGTCGTACCGTTGCCAGGCATTCTCGCCGAAGACGCGCTCGGCGAAGTCAACGCCGTGGAGGAACGAGCGCTCGACCCGTTCTAATTCGTCCGTACCCGCTCTGTTGAGCGCCTGAAGGGACTCGTTGAGAAAAACCTTGAGATCGCCCCTGTATTCGTTCCGCCAATTCCCGTTGGCGAACGCAATGCCCCGCAGGACGAGCTCATCGGCACGCATCCGCGCGTACGACCTGTAGCTGCCGGCGACTTGACGGAACCGCGACCCTGGGCAGGCGAGCCTTCGGACGAGGTCGAGGGCGGCGCCGCGGAATAGCGCGTTGCGCAGTTCCTGGAAGTTGAGCGGCACGCCGCCCTCATTGAGGCGACCGAAGATCTGGAATTTCGCCTCGGCCGACGTGCTAGGGGGGAGGACGTAGCAGATGAGCTGTGTCTCTTCGAAGCTTCGTCGGTCCTTCGGGTCCAGCGTCTCGAACGTGTGGCCTTCGAGCTTCGTCAGCAGGGTTAGCCTCCGGAGGGCGAACGCTCGACCCCCGGTTTGGTCCTCACCCCTGCGGCGGATGGCTTCTGGCGCCTGCTTGTCGGCGACACGCCCCTCCATGAACGCGAACAGAGTGGTCAGACGTTGCTGCCCATCAACGACATCGAAGGAGTTACCATCATCCGAGAAGTAGATGACCGGGAGGGGAATGCGTGCAAGGACCGACTCGACGAGCTTGGTCTGCTTTTCTTCCAACCAGACGAGTTCGCGCTGAAACTCCGGCTGGAGGCGGAGATGGCCAGCCCTCCACCGCCGATGGAGCTCGAAGATCGTAAACTCCTTCTTCGCGATATCGAGCGGGAACTTTGTCTCGACGATGGTCGGCTCGGCCTCGCCGAGCTGTTCCTGTTCGTCCTTCGCTTCGTCCCTCTCTTTGGTCGCGTAGGGTTGGACACCTTCTGGGTCAGGCATCGTTCTCATCGTAGCAGGAGCGGTCGCTAGTCACCGATAAATATCGCTCGGTCGACGCTGGTTTTTTTGGGGGCTATTTGCAGGCCATTGAAGAAGCGGTTCCTGCAGAGGTGCCAGCTCTCGCGCCCAGCGATGAACTTGGCGCGTGCTGCGGCCTCAGCGTCCGCGATGCGAGTGCTAGCGTCCCCAAACCTGGTTGCCCAACCGGAAACGCGACCTGGAAAGGGCTTCGGCAAGACTGCGCTACAACGAGTTGACCCGTAGGCCAAGGCCAGCGCCAGTGCGCTGAATAGGGTGGCGCGCAGCCAAGAGAGTCCGGCAGATGGTCTGCCGGCACGATTCACTCGGGACCGCTCCTTTGCGCGCGGACTCCGCATGGCGTGAGCCTCGCCAAACCGAAGCTCTCCCCGAGCAACCTCGCGTCCTGCCCTGCGCCACTGGCTTTCGCGCCGCGTTCTCCCTCGCAATCCGAGGTGCCCTTCCTCGCGTACGCGATCGGCGTTCAAAACGTAGTCGCGGTCGACGACTTCGTGTTCGAACCGTTGGGAAGCGGCGTGGTCGGCTTCCGCTATTGGGCAACCTGGCGGGACGGCAATGTCGGTCCAGCTGTGGGGGTCGAGCACAGCGCGGTCAATCGCCTCGTGCGGGTGACGCAACTCGACGATGCGGGGCGCATCGTCGGTGGGGTCGTT
Coding sequences:
- a CDS encoding IS66 family transposase, which codes for MPPPTPKPSDKARSRGAPIHDAQLESETIPVPVPPQLCRCPECGNDKLRRVGKGKPSTVYEWIPGRFRRRIFQRETLSCRCGFIVTAPAPERVGEKTRYAPSFIAHLIVNKCGDTNPQYRLEKAYKNLGIPISRSTMCSLLHRGAGELRPLYDAMLRHVPEAEDVHADETSARQQGLDKRAYMWTFVTPTFVVYRYATTRSGSVPEAVLGDSQGRLVVDQYTGYNKVTAPGRRLRAGCLAHARRKIFEQSEHPETTEALDLIGEIYKLEASAKAAGILGTPAHLQMRIDKTRPLFAKLLCWGRRHRGGFPPRSGMAKAIRYLLKNFVGSEDGVAAKRGLHLAARQLPHARCGAVELPPRPPVLAA
- a CDS encoding DUF3696 domain-containing protein — encoded protein: MLASLQLSGFRGCVDATPLALGRLSVLAGANNTGKSSFIGALLALVQSQQAAARHRLLLKGEWVDLGPFDEVLSPDRATFSIAVEGRTPKGELSIVWDFDEVPRRRDRPEARVTRIEATLGDETLECELDPGGRVIQRSDAGLQLLDPTCLLSVDRSEPVRLFPYDFEQVLAVGPYRAPPRALSEFRVGRDGSLVGFYGQYAAEAFSQRRNDTTDILPPDAGVAKDTITHAMNAWWSHILADEIVVTVQEVARLGYSVRLDTSAIASRSFSQVGFGLSQLWPILVACLVSRPGDLVLIETPEAHLHPAAQHRIAALFVELARLGRQVIVETHSEHVVAAACLAVKRGALASEDVALSFFAHATGHTRIERIEVDASGRRLRAPEGFFDQTAVELIELLR
- a CDS encoding DUF262 domain-containing protein, with the translated sequence MPDPEGVQPYATKERDEAKDEQEQLGEAEPTIVETKFPLDIAKKEFTIFELHRRWRAGHLRLQPEFQRELVWLEEKQTKLVESVLARIPLPVIYFSDDGNSFDVVDGQQRLTTLFAFMEGRVADKQAPEAIRRRGEDQTGGRAFALRRLTLLTKLEGHTFETLDPKDRRSFEETQLICYVLPPSTSAEAKFQIFGRLNEGGVPLNFQELRNALFRGAALDLVRRLACPGSRFRQVAGSYRSYARMRADELVLRGIAFANGNWRNEYRGDLKVFLNESLQALNRAGTDELERVERSFLHGVDFAERVFGENAWQRYDPGKAEWSGHISGPLVEVVSAAARSVFPGVLPSDEQASRIRERFEALCATQEFVGAILTATQTVKNVKARMTAFEEICRDAR